A window of the Streptomyces sp. NBC_01351 genome harbors these coding sequences:
- the tdh gene encoding L-threonine 3-dehydrogenase: MKALVKHKAEPGLWLMDVPEPEYGPGDVLIKVLRTGICGTDLHIRAWDGWAQGAVKTPLVLGHEFVGEVAALGADVRDIEIGALVSGEGHLVCGKCRNCLAGRRHLCRSTIGLGVGRDGAFAEYVVLPAQNVWVHRTAVDLDVAAIFDPFGNAVHTALSFPLVGEDVLITGAGPIGIMAAAVARHAGARNVVITDVSPERLEIARKAGATLAVNVAERSIADAQAQLGLREGFDIGLEMSGRAEAMRDMIDNMTHGGRIAMLGLPAQEFAVDWAKVVTSMITIKGIYGREMFETWYAMTVLLEGGLDLSPVITGRYSHRDFEAAFDEASTARSGKIILDWTA, from the coding sequence ATGAAGGCACTCGTCAAGCACAAGGCCGAGCCCGGGCTGTGGCTCATGGACGTTCCCGAGCCCGAGTACGGCCCCGGCGACGTGCTGATCAAGGTGCTGCGCACCGGCATCTGTGGAACCGACCTGCACATCCGCGCCTGGGACGGCTGGGCGCAGGGCGCAGTCAAGACCCCGCTCGTGCTCGGTCACGAGTTCGTCGGCGAGGTCGCTGCGCTCGGCGCGGACGTCCGCGACATCGAGATCGGCGCGCTCGTCAGCGGCGAGGGCCACCTGGTCTGTGGCAAGTGCCGCAATTGCCTGGCCGGCCGCCGTCACCTGTGCCGCAGCACCATCGGGCTCGGGGTCGGCCGGGACGGCGCCTTCGCCGAGTACGTGGTCCTGCCCGCGCAGAACGTCTGGGTGCACCGCACCGCCGTGGACCTGGACGTGGCCGCGATCTTCGATCCCTTCGGCAACGCCGTGCACACGGCGCTGTCCTTCCCGCTGGTCGGCGAGGACGTGCTGATCACCGGCGCCGGCCCGATCGGGATCATGGCGGCGGCCGTGGCCCGGCACGCCGGCGCGCGCAACGTGGTCATCACCGACGTCAGCCCCGAGCGGCTGGAGATCGCCCGCAAGGCGGGCGCCACGCTCGCGGTGAACGTCGCCGAGCGCTCCATCGCCGACGCGCAGGCGCAGCTGGGCCTGCGCGAGGGCTTCGACATCGGCCTGGAGATGTCCGGCCGCGCCGAGGCGATGCGCGACATGATCGACAACATGACGCACGGCGGCCGGATCGCCATGCTGGGCCTGCCCGCGCAGGAGTTCGCGGTGGACTGGGCGAAGGTCGTCACCTCGATGATCACCATCAAGGGCATCTACGGCCGCGAGATGTTCGAGACCTGGTACGCGATGACGGTGCTGCTGGAGGGCGGACTCGACCTCAGCCCGGTCATCACCGGCCGCTACTCGCACCGCGACTTCGAGGCCGCCTTCGACGAGGCGTCCACCGCCCGCAGCGGCAAGATCATCCTGGACTGGACGGCGTAG
- a CDS encoding DeoR/GlpR family DNA-binding transcription regulator, protein MTRKERWQTLLDLLVERGELEVEPAAEALGVSAATIRRDLDQLAEQQLLVRTRGGAVLHGVSYELPLRYRTSRRAAEKQRISEAVAALITPGEVIGLTGGTTTTEVARALAGRPDLATGSPALTVVTNALNIAGELVIRPQFKIVLTGGVARPQSYELTGPLAEQVLGQLAVDTAVVGVDGFDPADGAATRHEDEASINRLLCERARRVVIAADSSKLGVRAFARICATSSVDVLVTDTGLSAEVAEEFAGAGVEVVRV, encoded by the coding sequence ATGACCCGCAAGGAGCGCTGGCAGACGCTGCTGGACCTGCTCGTGGAGCGGGGGGAGCTGGAAGTGGAGCCGGCGGCGGAGGCGCTGGGCGTGTCCGCCGCGACCATCCGCCGTGACCTCGACCAGCTCGCCGAGCAGCAGCTGCTGGTCCGCACGCGCGGCGGGGCGGTGCTGCACGGGGTCTCGTACGAACTCCCCCTGCGCTACCGCACGTCGCGGCGCGCGGCCGAGAAGCAGCGGATCAGCGAGGCGGTGGCGGCCCTGATCACCCCGGGCGAGGTGATCGGCCTGACCGGCGGCACCACGACCACCGAGGTGGCCCGCGCCCTGGCGGGACGCCCGGACCTGGCTACGGGCTCGCCGGCGCTGACCGTGGTCACCAACGCCCTCAACATCGCGGGCGAGCTGGTGATCCGCCCGCAGTTCAAGATCGTGCTGACGGGGGGTGTCGCCCGCCCCCAGTCGTACGAGCTCACGGGCCCCCTCGCCGAACAGGTGCTGGGCCAACTCGCCGTGGACACCGCCGTGGTCGGCGTGGACGGCTTCGACCCGGCGGACGGCGCGGCGACCCGCCACGAGGACGAGGCGTCCATCAACCGCCTGCTGTGCGAACGGGCCCGCCGGGTCGTGATCGCGGCCGACTCCAGCAAGCTCGGGGTGCGGGCGTTCGCGCGCATCTGCGCGACCTCGTCGGTGGACGTCCTGGTCACGGACACGGGCCTGTCGGCGGAGGTCGCGGAGGAGTTCGCGGGGGCGGGGGTCGAGGTGGTGCGGGTGTAG
- a CDS encoding glycine C-acetyltransferase: MFETVREDLRTTLDEIRAAGLHKPERVIGTPQNAAVAVTSGGAAGEVLNFCANNYLGLADHPEVVAAAKDALDRWGYGMASVRFICGTQEVHKELEARLSAFLGQEDTILYSSCFDANGGVFETLLGAEDAVISDALNHASIIDGIRLSKARRFRYANRDMAELEARLKEATEGGARRKLIVTDGVFSMDGYVAPLAEICDLAERYDAMVMVDDSHAVGFVGPGGRGTPELHGVMDRVDIITGTLGKALGGASGGYVAARAEIVELLRQRSRPYLFSNSLAPVIAAASLKVLDLLESAGDLREHLAANTSLFRTKMTEAGFEILPGDHAIAPVMIGDAAKAARMAELLLERGVYVIGFSYPVVPMGAARIRVQLSAAHSTADVERAVAAFADARAALEAEEA; the protein is encoded by the coding sequence ATGTTCGAGACCGTCCGCGAAGACCTCCGCACCACCCTCGACGAGATCCGCGCCGCCGGCCTGCACAAGCCCGAGCGCGTCATCGGCACCCCGCAGAACGCCGCGGTCGCCGTCACCTCGGGCGGCGCGGCCGGAGAGGTGCTCAACTTCTGCGCCAACAACTACCTCGGCCTGGCCGACCACCCCGAGGTCGTCGCCGCCGCCAAGGACGCACTGGACCGCTGGGGCTACGGCATGGCCTCCGTCCGCTTCATCTGCGGCACCCAGGAGGTCCACAAGGAGCTGGAAGCGCGCCTGTCGGCCTTCCTCGGCCAGGAGGACACGATCCTCTACTCCTCCTGCTTCGACGCCAACGGCGGCGTCTTCGAGACCCTCCTCGGCGCCGAGGACGCGGTCATCTCCGACGCCCTCAACCACGCCTCGATCATCGACGGCATCCGCCTCTCCAAGGCCCGCCGCTTCCGCTACGCCAACCGCGACATGGCCGAGCTCGAAGCCCGCCTGAAGGAGGCCACCGAGGGCGGCGCCCGCCGCAAGCTCATCGTCACCGACGGCGTCTTCTCCATGGACGGATACGTCGCCCCGCTCGCGGAGATCTGCGACCTGGCGGAGCGCTACGACGCCATGGTCATGGTCGACGACTCGCACGCCGTCGGCTTCGTCGGCCCCGGCGGCCGCGGCACCCCCGAGCTGCACGGGGTCATGGACCGCGTCGACATCATCACCGGCACCCTCGGCAAGGCCCTCGGCGGCGCCTCCGGCGGCTACGTCGCCGCCCGCGCCGAGATCGTGGAGCTGCTGCGCCAGCGCTCGCGCCCGTACCTCTTCTCCAACTCCCTCGCCCCGGTCATCGCGGCGGCCTCGCTGAAGGTCCTCGACCTCCTGGAGTCGGCCGGCGACCTGCGCGAGCACCTCGCGGCCAACACCTCCCTCTTCCGCACGAAGATGACCGAGGCCGGCTTCGAGATCCTGCCCGGCGACCACGCCATCGCCCCCGTCATGATCGGCGACGCTGCGAAGGCGGCCCGGATGGCGGAGCTGCTGCTGGAGCGCGGCGTGTACGTGATCGGCTTCTCGTACCCGGTGGTCCCGATGGGCGCGGCCCGGATCCGCGTGCAGCTCTCGGCGGCCCACTCGACGGCGGACGTGGAGCGCGCGGTGGCGGCCTTCGCGGACGCCCGCGCGGCCCTGGAGGCCGAGGAGGCCTGA
- a CDS encoding alpha/beta hydrolase — protein MPSLRSRALSVALIASGRRRRFASAEAVRSQVAQSARRPASHLPPRSLGRVAEISRTFVGAWPVYDVSPRGTEPAARVLYVHGGGFINELVRPHWAFIRQLVTQARARVVVPAYILAPRGTADRTVPAAADLLSGLIASGGAGGTVLIGDSAGAGLALAAAQRLHERTGAQPSRIVLISPWLDVTMSHPDQALIEAGDPMLARPGLREAGRLYAGMLAADDPRVSPLHGSFAGLAPLTVFTGTRDVLTTDSRELLTRALAAGVDVEFHEEAGLPHGYPLMPLPEGRAARERIVRLIRATAEL, from the coding sequence GTGCCGAGTCTGCGCAGCAGGGCGCTGTCGGTGGCGCTGATCGCGTCGGGCAGGCGAAGACGGTTCGCGAGCGCCGAGGCGGTGCGGAGCCAGGTGGCACAGTCCGCCAGGCGGCCCGCGTCGCATCTGCCGCCGCGCTCGCTGGGCCGGGTCGCCGAGATATCGCGGACCTTCGTCGGAGCCTGGCCGGTGTACGACGTGTCCCCCCGGGGCACCGAGCCGGCGGCGCGCGTGCTGTACGTGCACGGTGGCGGGTTCATCAACGAGCTGGTCCGCCCGCATTGGGCGTTCATCCGGCAGCTGGTCACGCAGGCCCGGGCGCGGGTGGTCGTACCGGCGTACATCCTGGCGCCGCGCGGGACCGCGGACCGGACGGTACCGGCCGCCGCCGACCTGCTCAGCGGTCTGATCGCGAGCGGCGGCGCCGGCGGCACGGTGCTGATCGGGGACTCCGCGGGCGCCGGGCTGGCGCTGGCCGCCGCGCAGCGGCTGCACGAGCGGACCGGGGCGCAGCCCTCCCGGATCGTGCTGATCTCGCCCTGGCTGGACGTGACCATGAGCCACCCCGACCAGGCGCTGATCGAGGCCGGCGACCCGATGCTGGCCCGGCCGGGGCTGCGCGAGGCCGGTCGGCTGTACGCCGGCATGCTCGCCGCCGACGATCCGCGGGTGAGCCCGTTGCACGGGTCCTTCGCGGGGCTGGCGCCGCTGACGGTGTTCACCGGGACCCGGGACGTGCTGACCACGGACAGCAGGGAGCTGCTGACCCGGGCGCTCGCGGCCGGGGTGGACGTGGAGTTCCACGAGGAGGCGGGGCTGCCGCACGGGTACCCGCTGATGCCGTTGCCGGAGGGGCGGGCGGCGCGGGAGCGGATCGTGCGGCTGATCCGGGCCACGGCGGAGCTCTGA
- a CDS encoding LysR family transcriptional regulator codes for MIDPRRLRILRAVADHRTVTAAAAALYLTPSAVSQQLAALEQETGHALLTRSGRGVRLTAAGEILLGHAHEVLAQLERAEAELAAYAGGSAGEVTVAAFATGIAEVLAPAIARLALEHPGIRLRVRDAEGDQSLPLLLDGEADVALAVEYRGAPGADDGRLSVLPLYAEPFDAVLPSGHPLADLPAVSLADLSDSDWVGQYPGNPCHDVTLLACELAGFQPRFVHSSDDFRAVTALVGAGAGVALVPRSALRGMDLKEVQVRPVAPSGGPTSGPAATRRVFAATRRGAESHPLIAPVLAALVRESERLPEH; via the coding sequence GTGATCGACCCCCGCCGGCTGCGCATCCTGCGGGCCGTGGCGGACCACCGTACGGTGACCGCCGCGGCCGCAGCCCTCTACCTCACCCCCTCCGCGGTCTCCCAGCAGCTCGCGGCGCTGGAACAGGAGACGGGCCACGCGCTGCTCACCCGCAGCGGCCGGGGCGTCCGGCTCACGGCGGCCGGCGAGATCCTGCTCGGGCACGCCCACGAGGTACTGGCGCAGCTGGAGCGGGCCGAAGCCGAACTCGCCGCCTACGCGGGCGGCTCGGCGGGCGAGGTCACGGTGGCCGCCTTCGCGACGGGTATCGCGGAGGTGCTGGCCCCGGCCATCGCCCGCCTCGCGCTGGAGCACCCGGGAATCCGGCTCCGGGTGCGCGACGCGGAGGGCGACCAGAGCCTGCCGCTGCTGCTGGACGGCGAGGCCGACGTGGCCCTGGCGGTCGAGTACCGCGGCGCGCCGGGCGCGGACGACGGGCGGCTGTCGGTGCTCCCGCTGTACGCGGAACCCTTCGACGCGGTGCTCCCCTCGGGGCATCCGCTGGCCGACCTCCCGGCGGTGTCGCTGGCGGACCTGTCCGACTCGGACTGGGTGGGCCAGTACCCGGGCAATCCGTGCCACGACGTGACGCTGCTGGCCTGCGAACTGGCGGGCTTCCAACCCCGGTTCGTGCACTCCTCCGACGACTTCCGCGCGGTGACCGCGCTGGTGGGCGCGGGGGCGGGGGTCGCCCTGGTCCCGCGCTCCGCACTTCGCGGCATGGACCTCAAGGAGGTCCAGGTCCGCCCGGTGGCCCCGTCAGGCGGCCCCACCTCGGGCCCGGCCGCCACCCGCCGCGTCTTCGCGGCGACCCGCCGCGGGGCGGAGTCCCACCCGCTGATCGCCCCGGTCCTGGCGGCCCTGGTGAGGGAGTCGGAGCGGCTGCCGGAGCACTGA
- a CDS encoding class I SAM-dependent methyltransferase: MRYQYDTTGERFAETKSTAAFSAADTHTLLGALDELGGVRGLDTLDLACGYGDNTRLLARGGARRTVGVDSSEELIRLAREHGTGGPGRPDIEYLVADAAGLPDLGPFDLATAVYLFNQAPDRSSLHAMFRSVRANLRAGGKLLAIVPNASAFPHVDWSPYGVRILDRLPEGDAPLLKAHFVTEPPVPFEYREWAHADLAEAAVEAGFATVGWQPTRTPPADPVRDEAYWTAYRAWPVSSLMTCTA; this comes from the coding sequence ATGCGGTACCAGTACGACACCACCGGCGAGCGCTTCGCCGAGACCAAGAGCACGGCCGCCTTCTCGGCCGCCGACACCCACACCCTCCTCGGCGCCCTCGACGAGCTCGGCGGGGTACGGGGGCTCGACACCCTCGACCTGGCCTGCGGATACGGCGACAACACCAGGCTGCTGGCCCGCGGCGGCGCCCGCCGGACCGTCGGCGTGGACAGCTCGGAGGAGCTGATCAGACTGGCCCGCGAGCACGGCACCGGCGGCCCGGGGCGGCCGGACATCGAGTACCTCGTCGCCGACGCCGCGGGCCTGCCCGACCTCGGCCCCTTCGACCTCGCCACCGCCGTCTACCTGTTCAACCAGGCACCCGACCGCAGCTCCCTGCACGCGATGTTCCGGTCCGTCCGGGCCAATCTGCGCGCCGGCGGCAAGCTCCTCGCCATCGTGCCCAACGCCAGCGCGTTCCCGCACGTGGACTGGTCGCCGTACGGGGTCCGCATCCTCGACCGGCTCCCCGAAGGCGACGCGCCGCTGCTGAAGGCGCACTTCGTCACCGAGCCGCCGGTGCCCTTCGAGTACCGCGAATGGGCCCACGCCGACCTTGCCGAGGCGGCCGTCGAGGCGGGCTTCGCCACCGTCGGCTGGCAGCCGACCCGGACCCCGCCGGCCGACCCCGTACGGGACGAGGCGTACTGGACGGCGTACCGGGCCTGGCCGGTCAGCTCCCTGATGACCTGCACGGCGTAG
- a CDS encoding APC family permease has protein sequence MTDTISAPQASSPISGAAPQKLKRSIGVVGGTLLTLSCVTPASTLFVVVPDLFAGLGTWTALTIAIGSLLCIGVAFCYSELGTLIPSAGGEYAMVSTLAGRLAGWLVFVMSLLVVMIVPPVIAMGTADYLAPVVEIPAPVAGGAVMLLATLAGLLDLRANAWITGVFLVLEVVAAALVAVLGFAHSERGVGALVDGAVAAEGGGTSAVTAMMVVSGLAIALFVTQGFSTAVYLSEELENPKRNVARTVLLTLTISTAVILVPVIAITMGSPDLEALAAGDLGSMVTAWSNSAVGTFVSLCVALAIVNAGIVMVIQNSRVLFASARDRAWPMPVNNALSKLGRFGSPWVATLIVGVPGAALCFVNLDTLYGVTGVSVTGMYLLVAIAALFSRRGAHGQAAAWRMPLWPAVPIVLILVFAYILTQQETQDLLLTGGITAVATLYWALYLRPRQDTRWLVSIPEDGQGPVA, from the coding sequence ATGACTGACACGATCAGCGCACCACAGGCTTCCTCCCCCATCTCCGGGGCCGCCCCGCAGAAGCTCAAGCGTTCCATCGGCGTCGTGGGCGGCACTCTGCTCACGCTCTCGTGCGTGACGCCCGCCTCGACCCTCTTCGTCGTCGTGCCCGACCTGTTCGCCGGTCTCGGCACCTGGACGGCCCTGACCATCGCGATCGGCTCGCTGCTCTGCATCGGCGTCGCGTTCTGCTACTCGGAGCTCGGGACGCTCATCCCCAGCGCCGGCGGCGAGTACGCGATGGTCTCCACGCTGGCCGGCCGGCTCGCCGGCTGGCTGGTGTTCGTCATGTCCCTGCTGGTCGTCATGATCGTGCCGCCCGTGATCGCCATGGGCACGGCGGACTACCTGGCGCCGGTGGTCGAGATACCGGCGCCGGTCGCCGGCGGCGCCGTGATGCTGCTCGCCACCCTCGCCGGTCTCCTCGACCTGCGGGCCAACGCCTGGATCACCGGTGTGTTCCTGGTGCTCGAAGTGGTCGCCGCGGCGCTCGTCGCCGTACTGGGCTTCGCGCACAGCGAGCGCGGTGTCGGCGCGCTCGTGGACGGCGCGGTCGCGGCCGAGGGCGGCGGCACGTCCGCGGTCACCGCGATGATGGTCGTCTCCGGGCTCGCCATCGCCCTGTTCGTCACCCAGGGGTTCTCGACGGCCGTCTACCTCTCGGAGGAGCTGGAGAACCCGAAGCGCAACGTGGCCCGCACCGTGCTCCTCACCCTCACCATCTCCACCGCCGTCATCCTGGTCCCGGTCATCGCCATCACCATGGGCTCCCCCGACCTGGAGGCGCTGGCCGCCGGTGACCTCGGCTCGATGGTGACCGCCTGGTCCAACTCGGCCGTCGGCACCTTCGTCAGCCTCTGCGTGGCCCTCGCCATCGTCAACGCGGGCATCGTCATGGTCATCCAGAACTCCCGCGTGCTGTTCGCCTCCGCCCGCGACCGGGCCTGGCCGATGCCGGTGAACAACGCGCTGTCCAAGCTGGGCCGTTTCGGCTCCCCGTGGGTGGCCACCCTGATCGTCGGCGTACCGGGTGCGGCGCTCTGCTTCGTCAATCTCGACACCCTGTACGGGGTCACCGGCGTCTCCGTGACCGGCATGTACCTGCTCGTCGCGATCGCCGCCCTGTTCAGCCGGCGCGGGGCGCACGGGCAGGCGGCCGCGTGGCGGATGCCGCTGTGGCCTGCCGTGCCGATCGTGCTGATCCTCGTGTTCGCGTACATCCTGACCCAGCAGGAGACCCAGGACCTGCTGTTGACGGGCGGGATCACCGCCGTCGCCACGCTGTACTGGGCGCTGTACCTGCGCCCGCGCCAGGACACGCGCTGGCTGGTCAGCATCCCGGAGGACGGGCAGGGCCCGGTCGCGTAG
- a CDS encoding SpoIIE family protein phosphatase, translating to MTATGDSSGPAPDATAEALARATASAVEAVGGYAGGVYLRSHTEELLLAVLLGLPGRLFRPWWRLQVNRPYPVAEAYRSGQAVHLPDAEESMRRFPQQVAGLPFPFGSLYEPVTAGSKRFGVLMVLRPATPGVPVGAADREAMREAAAALAGELAALTAAGAPVIWEGDPVYVPPPEPAGGVRAVVDRLAQAVLSVDRQGRIRFANAAAGTLFGLGEDRLLGQVLWKAAPWLGHRAYQDHFRAVFLSDEAVHFPVRRGRHRPREWLSVDLYPGSDGVTVLIGAAEQPEYAPDSVAQPGTGLGSVADRASALYRPVALAIALTEAVTARQVSAVVTDELLPAFGGRQLAIYLLDERHLYLAWETGFPRGFLDRFDGVSLDTELPGVQTLTSGRPLFFESMEKLAAAYPGISLDAHVGARAFLPLIASGRPVGSCILGFDAPRGFSPEERTVLTALAGLIAQALERAKRYDNEAARARGLQSALLPHRLPVREHVDTVARYLPGTVGMDVGGDWYDVIETDGGWLALIIGDVQGHGVAAAATMGQLRSAVRAFALSGSTLQEVMSGTNRLLIDLDPGQFASCCYVLLDPASGAARAVRAGHPQPLLRHPDGRTEVLDLAGGVVLGIDPKASYPVTELHLPVGSVLALYTDGLVEKPGTDIDVGVERLRAALASASPSPLTETADRLIGEAGSSTDRPDDIALLLASRTGGDA from the coding sequence GTGACGGCGACAGGGGACAGCTCCGGACCGGCCCCCGATGCCACGGCCGAGGCGCTCGCGCGTGCCACGGCGAGTGCCGTGGAGGCCGTCGGCGGGTACGCGGGCGGGGTCTACCTGCGCTCACACACGGAGGAACTGCTGCTGGCCGTGCTCCTGGGCCTGCCGGGGCGGCTGTTCCGACCGTGGTGGCGGCTGCAGGTGAACCGCCCCTACCCGGTGGCGGAGGCGTACCGCTCCGGGCAGGCCGTGCACCTGCCGGACGCGGAGGAGTCCATGCGCCGCTTCCCACAGCAGGTGGCAGGGCTGCCCTTCCCCTTCGGCTCCCTGTACGAGCCCGTCACCGCCGGGTCCAAGCGGTTCGGAGTGCTGATGGTGCTGCGCCCGGCCACCCCCGGGGTCCCGGTCGGGGCTGCCGACCGGGAGGCGATGCGCGAGGCCGCGGCCGCCCTGGCCGGGGAGCTCGCAGCCCTGACGGCGGCCGGAGCGCCGGTGATCTGGGAAGGGGACCCGGTGTACGTGCCGCCGCCCGAGCCGGCCGGGGGTGTCCGGGCCGTCGTGGACCGGCTCGCGCAGGCTGTGCTCTCCGTGGACCGGCAGGGCAGGATCCGCTTCGCGAACGCGGCCGCCGGGACGCTGTTCGGCCTCGGCGAGGACCGACTGCTGGGGCAGGTGCTGTGGAAGGCGGCGCCCTGGCTCGGGCATCGCGCCTACCAGGACCACTTCCGGGCCGTCTTCCTCTCCGACGAGGCGGTCCACTTCCCGGTCCGGCGCGGCCGCCACCGGCCCCGGGAGTGGCTGTCGGTGGACCTGTACCCCGGTTCCGACGGGGTGACCGTGCTGATCGGCGCCGCCGAGCAGCCCGAATACGCTCCGGATTCGGTGGCGCAGCCGGGTACGGGCCTCGGCTCGGTGGCCGACCGGGCCTCGGCCCTGTACCGGCCGGTGGCGCTGGCGATCGCGCTGACGGAGGCCGTCACGGCCCGCCAGGTGTCGGCGGTGGTCACCGACGAGCTGCTGCCGGCCTTCGGCGGCCGCCAGCTGGCGATCTACCTGCTCGACGAACGGCACCTGTACCTCGCCTGGGAGACCGGTTTCCCGCGGGGCTTCCTCGACCGGTTCGACGGAGTCTCGCTCGACACGGAGCTGCCCGGCGTGCAGACGCTGACCTCGGGGCGGCCGCTGTTCTTCGAGTCGATGGAGAAACTGGCCGCCGCCTACCCGGGGATCTCCCTGGACGCGCACGTCGGCGCCCGCGCCTTCCTGCCGCTGATCGCCTCCGGCAGGCCCGTGGGCTCCTGCATCCTCGGCTTCGACGCGCCGCGCGGCTTCAGCCCGGAGGAGCGTACGGTGCTGACCGCGCTGGCCGGGCTGATCGCGCAGGCCCTGGAACGGGCGAAGCGGTACGACAACGAGGCGGCGCGCGCCCGGGGGCTCCAGTCGGCGCTGCTGCCTCACCGGCTGCCGGTGCGCGAGCACGTGGACACGGTGGCCCGCTACCTCCCGGGCACGGTCGGCATGGACGTCGGCGGCGACTGGTACGACGTGATCGAGACCGACGGGGGGTGGCTGGCGCTGATCATCGGGGACGTCCAGGGCCACGGGGTGGCGGCCGCCGCGACGATGGGCCAACTCCGCAGTGCGGTACGGGCCTTCGCCTTGAGCGGCAGCACCCTGCAGGAGGTGATGAGCGGCACCAACCGGCTGCTCATCGACCTGGACCCGGGCCAGTTCGCCAGCTGCTGCTACGTGTTGCTCGACCCGGCGTCGGGCGCCGCGCGGGCCGTGCGGGCCGGGCACCCCCAGCCGCTGCTGCGCCATCCCGACGGCCGGACGGAGGTGCTGGATTTGGCGGGCGGGGTGGTGCTCGGCATCGATCCGAAGGCCTCGTACCCGGTCACGGAGCTGCACCTGCCGGTGGGCTCGGTGCTGGCCCTGTACACGGACGGGCTGGTGGAGAAGCCGGGCACCGACATCGACGTCGGCGTGGAGCGGCTGCGTGCGGCGCTGGCCTCGGCGAGTCCGTCCCCGCTGACCGAGACCGCCGACCGGCTGATCGGTGAGGCGGGCAGCTCCACCGACCGGCCGGACGACATCGCCCTGTTGCTGGCGTCCCGCACCGGCGGGGACGCCTGA
- a CDS encoding SIS domain-containing protein, with protein sequence MSHVAYELSTQPECWERAAELAPARRAVLPRPADRIAIVGCGTSYYMAQAAAVLREEAGQGETDAFPASEFPRHRRYDRVIALTRSGTTTEVLDLLAGLREAGVPTTAVIGDPATPVTTLADEAVVLDFADEQSVVQTRFATTALTLLRAHLGLHTATVVADARTALAEPLPAELESRGQFTFLGRGWSVGLAHEAALKMREASLSWAESYPAMEYRHGPISISGPGTVTWSLDAAPDGLAEQVRATGSQWVAGRLDPLAELVRVHRLALAVAAHQHLDPDAPRHLTRSVILAAGEEAVR encoded by the coding sequence ATGAGTCACGTAGCGTACGAATTGAGCACTCAGCCCGAATGCTGGGAACGGGCCGCCGAACTGGCCCCGGCGCGGCGGGCCGTGCTGCCCCGGCCCGCCGACCGTATCGCGATCGTCGGGTGCGGGACCTCGTACTACATGGCCCAGGCGGCGGCCGTGTTGCGCGAGGAGGCCGGGCAGGGGGAGACCGACGCCTTCCCCGCCTCGGAGTTCCCGCGCCACCGCCGCTACGACCGGGTGATCGCCCTCACCCGGTCCGGCACCACCACCGAGGTACTGGACCTCCTCGCCGGCCTGCGGGAGGCGGGCGTGCCCACGACCGCCGTCATCGGTGACCCGGCCACCCCCGTGACGACGCTCGCCGACGAGGCCGTCGTCCTCGACTTCGCCGACGAGCAGTCCGTCGTACAGACCCGCTTCGCGACCACCGCCCTCACCCTCCTGCGCGCCCACCTCGGCCTGCACACCGCCACCGTGGTCGCCGACGCCCGCACCGCCCTCGCCGAGCCGCTCCCCGCCGAGCTGGAGAGCCGGGGGCAGTTCACCTTCCTCGGCCGGGGCTGGAGCGTCGGACTCGCCCACGAGGCCGCGCTGAAGATGCGCGAGGCCTCCCTGTCCTGGGCCGAGTCCTACCCGGCGATGGAGTACCGGCACGGGCCGATCAGCATCTCCGGGCCGGGCACGGTCACCTGGTCGCTCGACGCGGCCCCCGACGGGCTCGCCGAACAGGTCCGCGCCACCGGCTCCCAGTGGGTGGCCGGGCGGCTCGACCCGCTCGCCGAACTGGTCCGCGTACACCGCCTCGCCCTCGCCGTCGCCGCGCACCAGCACCTCGACCCGGACGCGCCGCGCCACCTCACCCGCTCGGTGATCCTCGCCGCCGGCGAGGAGGCGGTCCGATGA